The following proteins come from a genomic window of Dreissena polymorpha isolate Duluth1 chromosome 1, UMN_Dpol_1.0, whole genome shotgun sequence:
- the LOC127834924 gene encoding 5-hydroxyisourate hydrolase-like isoform X1, with translation MPWCDGDTVISRVADVNMQTEEEKVTIIRLHDVGTDNIATDKNIHGNPTGRLKTYVKHLTMADTVPPLTTHVLDTSNGLPAANVAMVLYIQNAQNGFDLVEKGKTNNDGRGGFLRGSKWQPGVYKLHFDTDGYFRNQNTSGFYPYVEVVFRIVDPSQHYHVPLLLSPFGYSTYRGS, from the exons ATGCCCTGGTGCGACGGGGATACGGTCATCTCTCGGGTAGCAGACGTGAACATGCAGACAGAGGAAGAGAAGGTGACAATTATTCGCTTGCATGATGTCGGCACGGATAATATTGCAACCGATAAAAATATCCATGGCAACCCGACTGGACGTCTAAAAACATACGTTAAACAC CTCACAATGGCTGACACAGTCCCTCCTCTGACCACACATGTCCTGGACACATCCAACGGCTTGCCTGCAGCTAATGTGGCCATGGTTCTCTACATTCAGAATGCTCAGAATGGATTTGACCTTGTGGAGAAAGG aaaaacGAACAATGATGGTAGAGGTGGGTTTCTAAGGGGAAGTAAGTGGCAGCCTGGTGTTTATAAACTGCACTTCGATACAGATGGCTACTTTAGGAATCAAAACACTTCAGGATTTTACCCATATGTTGAG GTTGTGTTTCGAATTGTGGACCCTTCCCAACACTATCACGTTCCTCTGTTGTTGAGTCCCTTTGGCTACAGCACTTACAGGGGGAGTTGA
- the LOC127834924 gene encoding 5-hydroxyisourate hydrolase-like isoform X2 — MSTPQKRIQVTAGHINTIDLNKTLTMADTVPPLTTHVLDTSNGLPAANVAMVLYIQNAQNGFDLVEKGKTNNDGRGGFLRGSKWQPGVYKLHFDTDGYFRNQNTSGFYPYVEVVFRIVDPSQHYHVPLLLSPFGYSTYRGS; from the exons ATGTCAACTCCTCAGAAACGGATTCAAGTTACCGCGGGGCACATCAATActattgatttaaataaaacg CTCACAATGGCTGACACAGTCCCTCCTCTGACCACACATGTCCTGGACACATCCAACGGCTTGCCTGCAGCTAATGTGGCCATGGTTCTCTACATTCAGAATGCTCAGAATGGATTTGACCTTGTGGAGAAAGG aaaaacGAACAATGATGGTAGAGGTGGGTTTCTAAGGGGAAGTAAGTGGCAGCCTGGTGTTTATAAACTGCACTTCGATACAGATGGCTACTTTAGGAATCAAAACACTTCAGGATTTTACCCATATGTTGAG GTTGTGTTTCGAATTGTGGACCCTTCCCAACACTATCACGTTCCTCTGTTGTTGAGTCCCTTTGGCTACAGCACTTACAGGGGGAGTTGA